The proteins below are encoded in one region of Brassica napus cultivar Da-Ae chromosome A6, Da-Ae, whole genome shotgun sequence:
- the LOC106351800 gene encoding NADPH-dependent aldo-keto reductase, chloroplastic-like: MRSDMARLRCGKTIPLLGMGTYCPKKDQESTISAVHQAIKIGYRHFDTAKIYGSEEALGTALGQAISCGSVQREDIFVTSKLWSSDHHDPISALTQTLKTMGLEYLDSYLVHWPIKLKPGVSEPVPKEDEFEKHLGIEETWQGMERCLEMGLCRSIGVSNFSSKKIYDLLDFASVSPSVNQVEMHPLWRQSKLREVCEENKIHVSGYSPLGAPGNCWGSTAVIEHPVIKSIALRHNATPAQVALRWGMSKGASVIVKSFNGARMRENKRALEIKLDDQDLLLIDQLEEWKLMRGDFLVNQTTSPYKSIEQLWDNEI, translated from the exons ATGAGGAGTGACATGGCACGTCTCAGGTGTGGGAAGACGATTCCATTGCTCGGAATGGGGACTTATTGTCCTAAAAAAGATCAAGAGAGCACCATCTCAGCCGTTCATCAAGCCATCAAG ATAGGGTATAGACATTTTGACACGGCAAAGATATATGGATCAGAAGAAGCTCTAGGAACTGCATTGGGTCAAGCTATCTCTTGCGGATCTGTCCAAAGAGAAGATATCTTTGTCACTTCAAAGTTATGGTCTAGCGATCACCATGACCCAATCTCTGCCCTCACACAAACTCTTAA GACAATGGGGCTAGAGTATCTAGACAGTTACTTGGTGCATTGGCCAATAAAGCTAAAACCAGGAGTGAGTGAGCCTGTCCCCAAGGAAGACGAGTTTGAGAAACATTTGGGGATTGAAGAAACATGGCAAGGCATGGAGAGATGCTTGGAGATGGGTTTGTGTAGATCCATTGGTGTTAGCAACTTCTCTTCTAAAAAGATCTATGATCTCCTCGATTTTGCTTCTGTTTCTCCTTCAGTTAACCAG GTGGAGATGCATCCATTGTGGAGACAAAGCAAACTAAGGGAAGTGTGTGAAGAGAACAAGATCCATGTAAGTGGATACTCACCACTTGGTGCGCCAGGGAATTGTTGGGGGTCAACAGCTGTGATTGAACATCCTGTAATCAAATCCATTGCCCTCAGGCATAATGCCACCCCAGCTCAG GTGGCTTTAAGGTGGGGAATGTCAAAAGGGGCAAGTGTGATAGTGAAGAGTTTTAATGGAGCAAGAATGAGAGAAAACAAGAGAGCCTTAGAGATTAAATTGGATGATCAAGACTTGTTACTTATCGACCAATTGGAGGAGTGGAAGCTCATGAGAGGAGATTTCCTTGTTAATCAAACCACAAGCCCTTACAAATCCATTGAACAACTTTGGGACAATGAGATATAA
- the LOC106351799 gene encoding cyclic dof factor 1-like — translation MQESKDQEIKLFGMKIHLSTVLEAEEDGISAEKNQKETLTDQVEKDKTLKKPTKIIPCPRCNSMETKFCYYNNYNVNQPRHFCKACQRYWTSGGTMRSVPVGAGRRKNKNNSSSSSHNYQHATISETDGPVLNFTHGDDQKVSDNRLMHSWPYMWNPGFYPVYPYWNVPMLSSSPNSSPNSTLGKHSRDEDETIMPKQSYGSVLVPKTLRVDDPNEAAKSSIWTTLGIKNEVMFKGFDSKKEVKISKEETETSLVLCANPAALSRSANFHERL, via the exons atgcaGGAAAGTAAAGATCAAGAGATTAAGCTCTTCGGCATGAAAATTCATCTTTCAACGGTTCTTGAGGCTGAAGAAGATGGAATATCGGCAGAAAAG AACCAAAAGGAGACATTAACTGATCAAGTGGAGAAAGACAAAACATTAAAGAAACCTACCAAGATTATTCCCTGTCCAAGATGCAATAGTATGGAAACAAAGTTTTGTTACTATAACAACTACAACGTAAACCAACCTCGCCATTTCTGCAAAGCTTGTCAAAGATACTGGACCTCTGGTGGGACCATGAGAAGTGTCCCTGTCGGAGCCGGACGACGCAAGAACAAGAACaactcatcatcttcttcccataACTACCAGCACGCCACCATCTCTGAAACAGATGGCCCGGTTCTTAATTTCACCCATGGGGATGATCAAAAGGTCTCAGATAATAGGTTAATGCATTCGTGGCCATACATGTGGAATCCCGGGTTTTACCCGGTTTACCCTTATTGGAACGTTCCAATGTTGTCTTCTTCGCCTAATTCAAGTCCTAATTCTACTCTTGGTAAGCATTCAAGAGATGAAGATGAGACGATCATGCCAAAACAGAGTTATGGGTCTGTATTGGTCCCTAAGACTTTAAGAGTTGATGATCCTAATGAAGCTGCAAAGAGTTCTATATGGACAACACTTGGGATCAAGAACGAAGTTATGTTCAAAGGGTTTGATTCGAAGAAAGAGGTTAAGATTAGCAAAGAAGAAACTGAGACTTCTCTAGTTCTCTGTGCGAATCCAGCTGCGTTATCAAGATCAGCCAATTTCCATGAACGGCTGTGA
- the LOC106351798 gene encoding protein EMBRYO DEFECTIVE 514-like, producing the protein MAEQQEIVNTVSAEANPDPKAEMEVEAAAPKADVTSEKREREQTEETEDGGEPKKQKVGEEEKSTGLVKLGPKEFGSSVAMFDYFTKFMHFWPTGLDVNKYEQMVLLDLIKKGHSEPDKKIGGGIKAFQVRTHPMWKSRCFFLVREDDSADDFSFRKCVDQILPLPENMKAPGSTGNGHGGGGRGGGGRRGGRGGGGRGRFRR; encoded by the exons ATGGCGGAGCAACAAGAGATCGTCAATACCGTTTCGGCTGAAGCCAACCCAGACCCGAAAGCAGAGATGGAAGTCGAAGCCGCGGCTCCAAAAGCTGATGTGACTTCTGAGAAGCGTGAGAGAGAGCAGACGGAGGAAACAGAGGACGGAGGCGAAccgaagaagcagaaggtgggaGAGGAAGAGAAGTCTACCGGTCTGGTGAAGCTAGGTCCGAAGGAGTTCGGTAGCTCTGTGGCGATGTTCGACTACTTTACCAAGTTTATGCACTTTTGGCCAACTGGTCTCGATGTTAACAAG TATGAGCAAATGGTCTTGCTAGATCTGATCAAGAAGGGCCATTCTGAGCCTGACAAGAAGATTGGGGGAGGGATCAAAGCCTTCCAAGTTAGAACCCACCCCATGTGGAAAAGCCGGTGCTTCTTTCTTGTTAGGGAAGACGACTCCGCAGACGATTTCAGCTTCAGGAAGTGCGTTGATCAGATCCTCCCCTTGCCTGAAAACATGAAGGCTCCTGGATCTACCGGCAATGGACATGGTGGGGGAGGtcgtggtggtggtggaagaagaggtggtcgtggtggtggtggaagagGGAGATTCAGAAGATGA
- the LOC125575712 gene encoding protein Brevis radix-like 2: MELYNVQQLNQQSVPVPTAPPRSKDESCSKNSPATPPLNKECPGGKGLLAANQARTQTQSRFHRDSSGLATTPKLSSISGTRTETSSVDMSARSSGSSREEEEEDGDYSMEVSVRNASDMETEWLEQDEDGVYITIRALPDGSRELRRVRFSRDRFGETNASLWWEENRARIQQQYL, encoded by the exons ATGGAGTTATACAATGTGCAGCAACTTAATCAGCAGAGTGTCCCGGTTCCAACCGCTCCTCCTAGATCCAAAGATGAG agCTGCAGCAAGAACAGTCCTGCAACTCCACCTCTAAACAAAGAATGTCCTGGAGGAAAAGGCTTACTCGCGGCTAACCAAGCAAGAACACAAACACAAAGTCGATTCCACCGTGATTCGTCTGGTCTTGCAACGACGCCAAAGCTTTCTAGCATAAGTGGGACCCGAACCGAGACATCATCGGTTGATATGTCTGCAAGAAGTAGTGGCTCatcaagggaagaagaagaagaagatggagattaTTCAATGGAGGTCTCGGTACGTAATGCAAGTGACATGGAAACAGAATGGCTGGAACAAGACGAAGATGGTGTTTATATCACAATCAGAGCTTTACCAGATGGGAGTCGTGAGCTTAGACGTGTTCGCTTCAg ccGAGATAGGTTTGGAGAAACAAATGCAAGTTTGTGGTGGGAAGAGAACAGAGCTCGGATTCAACAGCAGTACTTATGA
- the LOC106424816 gene encoding uncharacterized protein LOC106424816, whose product MSDHLSSCTDRLVTSDHLNSDRGSIASSGESSGTTSRSSSTTTKAIDDKTVQVEERDDVADEEEEPLIQSVECRICQDEDSVKNLESPCSCSGSLKYAHRKCVQRWCNEKGDTTCEICHKSYQPGYTAPPPPPADDTVIDIGEDWANGVPLDFNDPRIFAMAAAERRFFDPDYDEYADSNSSGAAFLRSAALILMALLLLRHAMNLSNNNSDDEEDDPSAFFFLFMLRAAAFLLPCYIMAWAISILQRRRQRQEAAALAAAEVAFMLHSGAGGVQRRRGLHFAVAPELISNPQHQSEAAPQ is encoded by the exons ATGTCTGATCATCTGAGTTCATGTACCGACCGTCTCGTAACATCTGATCACCTTAATTCGGACAGAGGATCCATTGCATCTTCTGGAGAAAGCTCTGGCACCACAAGCCGTTCTTCTTCTACGACTACTAAAGCTATTGATGATAAAACTGTGCAAGTAGAAGAACGTGACGATGTCgctgatgaagaagaggaaccgCTCATCCAATCAGTTGAATGTCGTATATGCCAAGATGAGGATTCTGTTAAGAACCTCGAGTCTCCATGCTCTTGTAGTGGCAGCTTGAAG TATGCTCATCGGAAGTGTGTTCAGCGTTGGTGTAATGAGAAAGGCGACACTACCTGTGAAATATGCCACAAG TCTTATCAACCTGGCTACACTGCTCCACCACCTCCTCCCGCTGATGATACCGTTATCGATATCGG TGAAGACTGGGCCAATGGTGTTCCTTTAGACTTCAACGACCCTCGCATTTTTGCAATGGCGGCTGCAGAACGCCGTTTCTTTGATCCGGACTACGACGAGTATGCTGATTCTAACTCTAGCGGAGCTGCCTTTCTTCGCTCCGCTGCTCTCATC TTAATGGCGCTTTTATTGCTACGACACGCCATGAACCTTTCAAACAACAACTcagacgacgaagaagatgaccCATCAGCTTTCTTCTTT CTTTTCATGCTTCGTGCTGCCGCTTTTCTCCTCCCATGTTACATCATGGCTTGGGCCATCAGTATATTACAGCGCCGAAGACAAAGACAG GAAGCAGCCGCCCTGGCCGCTGCAGAAGTTGCGTTTATGCTGCACAGCGGGGCTGGCGGAGTCCAACGCAGGAGAGGCTTGCACTTTGCTGTAGCTCCTGAGCTGATATCGAATCCACAACACCAATCTGAGGCTGCACCACAATGA